The proteins below are encoded in one region of Rhizobium sp. 9140:
- a CDS encoding PBECR2 nuclease fold domain-containing protein: MAGEQIPFQEAIDFVAGKVNLPTRRYDDLKHGAHVRGFSVAGVTRDDMLGDFRAAIEKARVQGTGFKEFQKDFDAIVDRTGWLFNARGSTDGERRAWRARIIYTTNMRTSYMAGRYKQLTDPDVLKYRPYWQYVHSGALHPRLQHLAWDGKVWAANDPIWDRIYPPNGWGCGCDVEALSRREMQALGKDAPDEAPELVRYDGIDPRTGEKEERIGGIGRGWEYNVGKEWLDGVVPTELREPLPAYQPDAPAPANLPDLPAPAVAKSRDLMPEGLEPKAYVEGFLKRFDLKKGEGPFRDKSGGLITISRSLFEQRMPDGTVVGLKSDKRGRGQYAKLLADTIIAPDEIWVDWAAMKSGVVLRRAYLKRIILPDGRALFVRFEWTNRGWVAVTGFDTKDDYLRNYRRGALLYRRPE; encoded by the coding sequence ATGGCCGGTGAGCAGATCCCGTTTCAGGAGGCAATCGACTTCGTCGCCGGCAAGGTCAACCTGCCCACCAGGCGCTATGACGATCTGAAGCATGGAGCCCATGTCCGCGGCTTTTCTGTCGCCGGCGTCACGCGGGATGACATGCTGGGAGATTTCCGGGCGGCGATCGAGAAAGCGCGTGTCCAGGGAACGGGCTTCAAAGAGTTTCAAAAGGACTTTGACGCCATCGTCGATCGCACGGGCTGGCTCTTTAATGCGCGTGGATCGACGGATGGCGAGCGGCGCGCATGGCGCGCGCGGATCATCTACACGACGAACATGCGCACCAGCTACATGGCCGGGCGATACAAGCAGCTCACAGATCCTGATGTCCTGAAGTATCGGCCCTACTGGCAGTACGTCCATTCCGGCGCGCTGCATCCGCGCCTTCAGCACCTCGCCTGGGACGGCAAGGTCTGGGCAGCAAACGATCCGATCTGGGACCGCATCTACCCGCCGAATGGCTGGGGATGCGGTTGCGATGTCGAGGCTTTGTCCCGGCGCGAGATGCAGGCGCTCGGCAAGGATGCGCCAGATGAGGCGCCCGAGCTGGTCCGATATGACGGTATCGATCCTCGCACCGGCGAGAAGGAAGAGCGGATCGGCGGCATCGGTCGCGGCTGGGAATACAACGTCGGCAAGGAATGGCTTGACGGTGTCGTGCCGACCGAGCTGCGCGAGCCGCTGCCAGCGTATCAGCCAGATGCGCCGGCGCCGGCCAACCTGCCGGATCTTCCCGCGCCGGCCGTCGCCAAGAGCCGCGACCTCATGCCGGAGGGCCTGGAGCCGAAAGCCTATGTCGAAGGCTTCCTGAAGCGGTTCGACCTGAAGAAGGGCGAAGGCCCGTTCCGCGATAAGTCCGGCGGGCTCATCACCATTAGCCGGTCGCTCTTCGAGCAGCGCATGCCGGACGGGACCGTCGTCGGCCTGAAGAGCGACAAACGCGGCCGGGGCCAGTACGCCAAGCTGCTGGCCGATACCATCATCGCGCCAGACGAAATCTGGGTGGACTGGGCGGCCATGAAAAGCGGCGTGGTCTTGCGCCGTGCCTACCTCAAGCGGATCATCCTGCCCGATGGCCGTGCCCTGTTCGTGCGCTTCGAATGGACCAACAGGGGCTGGGTGGCCGTGACCGGCTTCGACACGAAGGACGATTACCTTCGGAATTATCGTCGTGGAGCGTTGCTCTACCGCCGACCGGAATAG
- a CDS encoding DUF935 domain-containing protein, giving the protein MAETTMEIATIRTDPFVPEFAGVMQPTDEILRTRGLGKSHQLYDEIRRDPHAFAILQKRKLEVVSREWSVFEASESDLDKRAAEEVKRQLKAIDFDKLTRGMLGAVLKGFSVAEVLWANVAGVWTLQAVKVKKQRRFRFDMDGKLRLLTRAAMIEGVPVPDRKFVVHRHSIDDDEDDPYGVGIGQVLYWPAWMKRNALAQWLRAVEKHGTPTTKITYPGGYDKQRQDEMLAAIRQLANDTGIAVPENVIVELLEAKAGGGDVFEKLNRYLDELMSEAVLGETLTTNSGERGARSLGEVHNEVRVAIAKADADLISATIKDTIARWIVELNFPGAGIPDVWRDFAEAEDLNEKIKRDETIYKMGYRPKDPQYIDDTYGGEWIEKPAPETKPGKPGVAAKGALDNLDFADPPARSNSERVVANLTDQLETAGAGVFDSMIGQIRTEFAEARDYDDLTLRLARLSSEMGVDDLAQLLEQAALLAQLEGVASVDGR; this is encoded by the coding sequence ATGGCTGAAACCACCATGGAGATCGCAACGATCCGGACGGACCCGTTCGTCCCGGAGTTCGCCGGCGTCATGCAGCCGACAGACGAGATCCTGCGCACGCGTGGCCTTGGCAAGAGCCATCAGCTCTATGACGAGATCCGGCGCGATCCGCATGCCTTCGCCATCCTGCAAAAGCGAAAGCTGGAAGTGGTCAGCCGCGAATGGAGTGTCTTCGAGGCATCGGAAAGCGATCTCGACAAGCGCGCGGCCGAGGAAGTCAAGCGCCAGCTGAAGGCGATCGACTTCGACAAGCTGACACGCGGCATGCTGGGCGCCGTCCTGAAGGGCTTCTCCGTTGCCGAGGTTCTCTGGGCCAATGTCGCCGGCGTCTGGACGCTACAGGCCGTTAAGGTCAAGAAGCAGCGCCGGTTCCGGTTCGACATGGACGGCAAACTCCGGCTCCTGACGCGCGCTGCCATGATCGAGGGTGTGCCGGTTCCCGATCGGAAGTTCGTGGTTCACAGGCATTCGATCGACGACGATGAAGACGATCCATATGGCGTCGGCATAGGGCAAGTCCTCTACTGGCCCGCATGGATGAAGCGCAACGCACTGGCACAGTGGCTGCGCGCCGTCGAGAAACACGGCACGCCGACGACGAAGATCACGTATCCCGGTGGCTACGACAAGCAACGCCAGGACGAGATGCTGGCCGCGATCCGGCAGCTGGCGAACGACACCGGCATTGCGGTACCGGAAAACGTCATCGTAGAGCTGCTGGAGGCGAAGGCCGGCGGCGGCGACGTGTTTGAGAAGCTGAACCGATACCTCGACGAACTTATGAGCGAGGCGGTGCTCGGTGAGACGTTGACCACGAACTCCGGCGAGCGCGGCGCGCGATCGCTCGGCGAAGTCCACAACGAGGTGCGCGTTGCGATCGCCAAGGCGGATGCCGATCTGATCTCCGCCACCATCAAGGACACCATCGCCCGGTGGATCGTCGAGCTGAACTTTCCCGGCGCCGGCATCCCCGACGTCTGGCGCGATTTCGCCGAGGCCGAGGATCTCAACGAGAAGATCAAGCGCGACGAGACGATCTACAAGATGGGCTATCGTCCGAAGGACCCGCAGTACATCGACGACACCTATGGCGGCGAATGGATTGAGAAGCCGGCGCCGGAGACCAAACCGGGCAAGCCCGGCGTTGCGGCCAAGGGCGCGCTCGATAATCTGGATTTCGCAGACCCGCCGGCACGTTCCAACAGCGAGCGTGTCGTGGCCAACCTGACCGACCAGCTGGAGACCGCCGGCGCCGGCGTGTTCGACAGCATGATCGGACAGATCCGCACCGAGTTCGCCGAGGCGCGCGATTATGACGATCTGACGCTACGGCTGGCACGGCTGTCGTCGGAGATGGGCGTAGACGATCTGGCTCAGCTCCTCGAGCAGGCCGCGCTGCTCGCCCAGCTCGAAGGCGTGGCATCCGTCGATGGCCGGTGA
- a CDS encoding DUF3486 family protein, with protein sequence MRSRLSGIELLPEECASIVAKAAADLQDRDRTQIDIYQDFFAELEALKREHRGELEFTIPSFSAFNRYSIKLATLSNRLNQTREIAATIAEKWDAKSSDDLTLIAAEAIKTLIFELLTNAGEAGLDPKGAMALANALRAASQAQGVSTARRQKVEADFASKAEEAVKLVQRSKGLSDETASEILDQILGVGTK encoded by the coding sequence ATGCGTAGTCGGCTCTCCGGTATCGAGCTTCTGCCGGAAGAGTGCGCATCGATCGTTGCAAAGGCAGCGGCCGATCTGCAGGACCGTGACCGGACGCAGATCGATATCTATCAGGACTTCTTCGCCGAGCTGGAGGCCCTGAAGCGGGAGCATCGCGGCGAGCTGGAGTTCACGATCCCGTCGTTCTCGGCCTTCAATCGCTATTCGATCAAGCTTGCCACGCTCTCCAACCGGCTCAATCAGACGCGCGAGATCGCTGCGACGATTGCCGAGAAGTGGGATGCGAAATCCTCCGACGATCTGACGCTGATTGCGGCCGAAGCGATCAAGACGCTGATCTTCGAACTGCTGACCAATGCCGGCGAGGCGGGCCTCGATCCGAAGGGCGCCATGGCGCTGGCGAATGCGCTGCGCGCTGCCAGCCAAGCGCAGGGCGTCTCGACAGCCAGGCGCCAGAAGGTCGAGGCCGATTTTGCCTCCAAGGCTGAGGAAGCCGTCAAACTCGTCCAGCGCTCGAAGGGCCTGTCTGACGAAACGGCCAGTGAGATCCTTGATCAGATTCTTGGCGTGGGGACGAAATGA
- a CDS encoding VpaChn25_0724 family phage protein, with product MIPIGVDYDKVMREDARLIILRALSEQVNESLSSSTIELVLQTFVIRQPRSWIHGEMDYLRMMGAITIVDAGSVKIGTLTDLGWRHLLRETIIEGVKRPSRAVIPPAGSSHA from the coding sequence ATGATCCCGATCGGAGTCGACTACGACAAAGTCATGCGCGAAGATGCGCGTCTCATTATATTGCGAGCCCTCTCCGAACAGGTAAATGAGAGCCTGTCGAGCAGCACGATTGAACTTGTGTTGCAGACGTTCGTCATCCGCCAGCCTCGGTCGTGGATCCACGGCGAGATGGATTATCTCCGCATGATGGGCGCCATCACGATCGTTGATGCCGGCTCGGTCAAGATCGGGACGCTGACCGATCTCGGCTGGCGCCACCTTCTTCGTGAGACGATCATCGAGGGCGTGAAGCGTCCGTCACGTGCCGTCATCCCGCCGGCCGGTAGCTCGCATGCGTAG